The genomic stretch GTGTTTATGATATATGCATCAGATTTAAAATTATAAAAGCCTCCCCCCAAAACAGCTGAGTTAGCCAAAAACGATACTCCATTTATTTGAGCAGTCTCAGCATCTTGCCACAAGCCTCCGCCATCGGATGCACTATTCCCCTTAAATACAGTATTCTCAACTACAAGGCTGTCTCCCGATAAGTAATAGATTCCTCCTCCTTCTCCATCTAGTCCAGGCGGTGGTAATGCGGCTGTGTTATTCAATAAGAATGAATTCAAAACTGTTAACTTACTGTTAAATACATACATGCCACCACCACCATATAGCGAGGTATTAGCTTCAACTGTAACCCCATCTAATTTTAGGTCAGCTTGAGAAACAAAAAGGCCTGCTCCTTTTGTCCCAAAAGATGCTCCCCCCGTGTTACCGTCAGAAATAAACAGACCGTCTAGTACTGTTAAGTCTGATAAGTCTATGGCAGTAATTACATGATAGCTGTTATCTTGACGTGAAGGTTCATCGGCGAAAACTCTATCACTGTCGTCCTCAAGCAAATCACCAGAGAATACTGTCTTATTTCGGGCCGTATCACGAGAAATTCTATTAGATTCATCTCCCACAAACCCCCCATATATGCCCACATTGCTTTTCAAGGAAAAGGTAGCATTACGATCTCCCTCACTCACATTCATTCCCCGATCAGGGCGATAAATACCTGCAGCAACCCAGATTTCATCGCCGCTTTGCGCTGCATCTAATGCGTCCTGAAGAAAAATAAATGCATCACCCCATGACGCGCCTGTATTCGCGCCAGTGGCAGCCTGGTTTACATAGACTACATTCTGAGCATAGAGCTCAACAGCCGGAAGAATAATACCGAGGAGTGTTATGACAATAAATCTTTTTGTCAAAGGAGTAGCCTTGTTGGTTTAATAGGCTAGCGATCAACTAGAATCCCGTTGGACTGCAACGCGGTCTTAAGCGCATCGATCTCTGCCTGTTGTTCTTGAATTGCTGCGAGAAGTAGGGGGATGAGGGCATTATAGTTCATGCCTTTGAATGTCATAGGTTTCCCCATGTCATTTCCATTCTCATCTATTGAAGCTGGTTGCGTCACATCTTCAATGAATTCAGGAAACACCTCTTCTACTTCTTGCGCGATAAGCCCATATTGCATCCCTTTACCCAGATTTAAGGCCGAGAATTCCTCGGTTTGCTTATATGAATATGAAGTAGGCCTCAATAACATCAGCTTCTGTACTATGCTAGCACCATCCAAGCCAACAATATCCTCTTTGAGTTTTTCGTCTGAACTCCACATACAACAATCGCCATAAATTTTACCAGCAAAAAAGCCAGCCCACTCCGTTGTCGCAGTACCAGTCACTTCACCATAGACGCCATAAGCTGTATTACCCCCTCTTCCGTTACCACGAACACCGAAGGAAAATGTACCACTACCGCCTTTACCCTCGGCATAAATACCGTAGTTCGCGCTCGAACCGTTCTGTGCTCTTGACCAGACTCCATAATTGGTAGCCCCACTCGATATCTGCGAGTTCAATCCATAGCTAAAAGGCCCTGAATGACTGGTTACGATCTTGATTCCAGTAGCATTTGTACCCTGTAAATTCAACGTTTGGCTAGTGCCTGGTGAGGCGTCCTTGATACCGACATTGCCGCTATTATCCAGTTCGATTTGCGCGATTGCAGGTTGAGAAATCAGAGCGAGGATTAACACAACACAAGAGATTAATTTGGGAAGAGGAGCCACGTTACCAGATAACAGACAATAAACTATACACGCAGGTTCGCGACGCATGTGCGGCCGCAGCAAAGGAGGTGCAGGAATGAGTTACGAGCAAAGCAAAATTACTCTGATTACTCCAATCAGTGCAGGGCAGCAAAACGACGAATTTGTGACGCTCAACTTGGAGGACTACGTCGAGTCGTTCATCGATGGTGCCTACGACGAGACAGTCATGAAAGGACGTAGCGTCGCAAAAGGTAGCGATGAGTACATCAGACTCAAAAAACAGACACCGTCCGTTCTGCTTACCGGTCTATGCGCTGGGCGCAAGAAAGAAGACGTAAAGAGCTTTAATGGCCTGGTAGGCTTTGATGTTGATGAGTCTGGTGATCCAGAAGGGGATATGAACATCCTCGTTCAAAATCCACACGTAGTATTAGTGGCTCGCTCTTTTGGCGGAAGAGATTTGTTTTGCCTTGTAGCTGTCAGCGAATCGCCGCGTACAGAAGAGCAGTACAAAATTGCGCACAAGGTGGCCGGGCAGATGCTTGGCGTCAGATTTGGCTCTAGTCAGAATAACATCAACAGGATACGCTATGCTACGTCTGACCAGGACCCATATGTCAATTACAATGCTATCCCAATTGAGATTGACTACAACAGCGACGAGCACAAGAAGCAGTCACGTAAATGCAGCGCAGTTGCTGAGCTAATTCCTTACGGCGAGCAGCACAATACGTTAGTAGCTGCAGCAGGCTTCATGAGAGGCTATGGCATTACACCCGAAGCTGTCCGTGCATGCCTTCACGTCATGAACGAAGAGCAACTCGAGCGCCCAGGGCCGCGTGAGAACATTGACAAGATTGCTGATGCAGCAGCTCAGTGGGAAGTAAACCCACATGTAAACATCCGGGATTTTGCGCGCAATGTTGTTATTCAGGCAATCTCAGGCAGCGCTGCTGAAGACTACATGTTACCTGAGAATGGGGGAGAGAGTGACGAAGTAGGCAGGCATCTTGAAGAAGGAGAAAGTGCAATAAGTGCAATAGTGCAACGTACCCTTCCTAAAAAATATGAGTTCAAACCGTTCCCGGTTGAGCTACTTCCAGCAGTAGCCAGGGACTACGTTACAGCTTATTCTAAGTCACTGGATTGTGATCCAGCGCTGCTGGCGGTTCCATTCTTTCCAATAGCTGCAGCCGCGATAGGCAATACAACACGTATTCAGCTTAAGTCTGACTGGGACGAGCCCTGTGTGCTATGGACTATCATTGTTAGCTCATCTGGTACAATGAAGTCGCCTGCAATCAAGGCTATGCTAAAGCCCGTGAACTTCCTTGAAGCCAAGCGCCATGAAATATTCAAGGCCGAGCTTGAAAACTTTAGCCTCCTCGAGAAAGATGAGCAAAAGTCACAAGGCAGACCAGTTCGTTCTCGCGTCAGGGTAAACGACATCACAATAGAGACGATGGCTTTCGTTCACGCGCAGAACCCTCGAAGTTTGCTGCTAGCGCGGGATGAGGTTGCTGCCTGGTGGGCATCGTTCAATAAGTACTCCAAGGGAGAAGCAGACCTGCATACCTGGATTGAGTTCTATGAAGGCAACTATGTCACTATCGATCGCAAGTCAAACGAAATCCCAACGCTTGATATTAAAAGTCCCTGTGTTAGTGTTCTTGGCGGAACGCAGCCTGATGTACTTACCAAGTCGATGCAGCCAGTCTATTTTCAGTCTGGGTTTGAACCTCGGCTTCTGCTTGCAGAGCCGCCGGAGAACGTACCGGAGTGGACTGAGGATGAGGTGGCTATTGAAGTCAAAGAGAAGTACAACGAACTCATCCATCAACTCTATGGAATCATACTTGAAGATCAGCCCCGGTTAGTACCACTTACCGCAGAAGCCAAGGAGGTATTCAAGGCCTTTGTAAACGAGTCGGCACGAACAATCGCGAGGCTTCCAAGCGGTCCACAGCGTAGCCGTGTTGCCAAATCAAAGGCTGTTGCTGCAAGACTTGCTCTCATACTACAGCTATGCGAGAACCAGGACTCGCTTGAGGTAACCCAAGACAACGTAGAACGGGCAATAGAAATCACACGCTGGTTCTTGTATGAGGCCGCCCGTATTCACTTCAAGCATAGCTTCGAGAAGCTAACACAAACAGAGGAGGAGCGCAGGATATTTGAACTGCCAAAAGTATTTGATTGGAAAGATGTATCGAGGATATGGGGCGTTGAGAAAAGGCAGGCCCATAACATAGTAAATGACCTCTGTGAAAGAGGATATGCCACCAAACAAAAGAGGGGAAAATTTTTGAAACAGTACGGTGCACTTTTGCACTTAGTGCACTTTCTCAAAGACGACCCCTCAAAAAACGCAAATTTCGAGGGTGGCGAGTCAGAGGTGAAATTAAGACTTGTGAAAGAACCGCAGCCAGAGCGGTCCCAAATTACAGCCAGAGCAGTTGGTGACGGCCTGCAGATCCTTGGCGATGAGGAGGTGATATGATGAGTTACGAATCAACCCTGTACCTACTCGATCAGTGTGGTGTTACCCTGCGTTTGATAGGAGATGAGCTCAGAGCATCGCCTCATGAAAACATCACTCCGAAGCTTCGGCAAGGACTCAGACAACATCGGCAGGCCTTCATTGAATCGCTTAGACCTAAACGTAGGCGCTTGCCACTAGGAAGTGTTGTCTGGGCTGGTGGTGAGATGGCCATACTGGAAAGATATTTCAGAGGTGCCCGAGTAGGGGTCAAGACCGCAAAGGCAGCACGCTTTAAAATATACTCCATCAACGAAGTCGACCTAATATTTGAACCTAACTAAGATGGCCAGGCAGAATGCATCTGACTAAGTAATGCCCAGCTAATCCAGCCGAGTAAAGACAATGCCTTACAAACGAGAGGGGAGTCCATACTACCAGATACGGAAGCGCAGCCTGCCTGGCTACGGTGACACTGGCGTGCTTTCGTCTCGCTGTACGGATAAGAAGCTGGCCCGCGATATGGAGCGCTGCCTTGAGGGCATAGCACAGAAGGCAATGCCTGACCCTTCCTGGTATGCCTTACTCGATGCGGTTTGTCGTGACAAGTCTGTGAGTTTACCAGAGCTTCTGCGTGCACAGTCTACAGGGGCGCTTCAGGCGCTGAAGCAAGGACTTAGTGACCCGCTACTAACAAGCGCTGTGGAGTCATTCAGAGAGCTTGCCAGTCCTGAACGTTCTGTGGGTATTGGCCTTGATATGCTCGTAAGGTATGCACCACCTGGTGCCAAGCTGGGCGAACTCACAGCACAGAACATAACACGCTTATGCATAGAGGCTGAGAAGGATGGGCGCAAGCGCAACAGCGTACGCCGAACCATGCTTAGGGCCGTCTCGATGCTGCTACGTTTCCACATCGGCAACGCCGAGCGTAACCGCATCTTTGCTGATGTTCAGTTTCCTGCAGAAGATGATACCCGGGAAGTACATTTATCAGCAGAAGAGATTGTCAGGCTGCTAGGTGCCTGCAGGGAGCTGGGCTACACAGAGCTTGCAACACTTATCCGTGTGGCGCTTCAGACGAGCGCAGACCGAGGTGTATTACTGCCCGGAAAGAACATGGGCAAGAAGCTCAGGGGCCTACTGGTAAAAGATGTGACGCTCACAGAGGATACGGGCCGCTACAGTGGAGAGATATTCCTGTACGATACCAAAGCAACGAGGCGCTCGCGCAGTGTGCCTCTTACCGACAGCCTTTGTCAGGAGCTGGCTTTGCTGTGCAGTGGGAAGGGGCCAGATGATAACGTGTTCAGTATCAGGTATCATCAACTCGACTTCATGTGGAAGCGCACCAGGAAGATGGTAGGACTCATGCATGTCCGGTTCAAAGACCTCAGAGCGCAGACAGCCATCTATGCTGAGGAGGCAGGTATACCACAGACGGTGGTGCAAAGAACGCTGGGCCATTCGAGTGAAGCAATGACCAGGCGTTACCAGCAGAGAAAGGCAGCTCTTTCAGTTGCCCAGGCAGAAGCGATTGAGAAGCGCATGCTGAGTGCGAAAAATGCCAAAACTCAGAGCAAAAGCTAACAATAGCGCTAACAATGGGGGATTTGCCTAAAATGAAAAATGCCCATAACCTGTTGCGCCGCAACAAGATACAGGCATTCTAAGCTTTGGCAAGAAGTACCCGGGGTGGGACTCGAACCCACACGACATTGCTGCCACCAGATTTTGAGTCTAGCGCGTCTACCAGTTCCGCCACCCGGGCGTTTGGGTTGGGAAGAATGCGCGTACTGTTTTCATGCGTTTGTGGTTCCGGGGTAGGGGTATTTCTGAGTGCCGAATTTCGAGTGATTGGCTTGGGTGCGGCGCTTTCTCATCGCGCCTGTCATTCCCAACTTGATTGGGAATCCACCGGGTTGGCTCAAAGAAGGTGCGTGGTGCCATTCCTGTGGTTCCCGGATCGAGTCCGGGATGACTTGGGTGGGGTATAGCGGTAATCCTAATCCACTCGGCACTCGCAACTCGGCATTCGACACTCAGAGATCCTCCGCGGGCTCGATGCGGAAACCACTGCGCCAGTCCTAATCCACTCGGCATTCGGCGCTCGAAATTCGGCATTCCCGCTTCCCTGCCAAAATTCAGCATATAGCCAGAATATAACCTTACAACCCAGCAGCGTATATTTAACCAAACCCTACTTAGGCCGGTATAATTGTTGTTGCCTTTTGTCCGGCCCCTCGGCTCACGCTAACCTCTCACGCCATGGATACAACGACACAGTTAAATCGACGGGCGTTTCTTTCGCGGACCCTGCCGCTCCCCACTGCAGTTAAAAAGCCCAATCTGGCCGGCTTGGAGCCTTTTTCGCCCTCGCCTGACCAACCCTGGGACCTGATGCGTGCTGCCCATTTGCTGCGCCGCGCCGGCTTTGGCGCGCCACGTGAACAAGTGGATGCGCTTCTCAATATGAGTCCGACTGAAGCAGTTGACCTGTTGGTTGATGAAGCAATTGCAATGGCCGTGCCGACGCCGCCCGACTGGGCCGCCGTGCCGCCGCCGCCGTTTGAAGCGCCACAGGAGGAAAAAGACGCGTTCAACGAGCAAAACCAGGCCAACAAACTCGCCTACCGCGCCCAGTGGATGCGCGACATGCCGGCCAATGGACTCCGCGACAAAATGGCCCTCCTCTGGAGCAACCACTTTGTCACCCAGCAAAGCGGGTACGGACTTGGACCCTACATGGTGCAGTACCTCACCCTGCTGCGTACCCACGCCCTGGTTAACTTCAAAACCTTCGCACACGAAGTAGGCACGCTGCCGGCGATGCTGCTCTACCTGAACGGACAGCAAAACCAGAAAAACGGCCCCAACGAGAACTATGCCCGTGAGCTCTGTGAGCTCTTTACGATGGGCATCACCGATGCCGGCGGTCGGC from Bacteroidota bacterium encodes the following:
- a CDS encoding tail fiber domain-containing protein; translation: MLILALISQPAIAQIELDNSGNVGIKDASPGTSQTLNLQGTNATGIKIVTSHSGPFSYGLNSQISSGATNYGVWSRAQNGSSANYGIYAEGKGGSGTFSFGVRGNGRGGNTAYGVYGEVTGTATTEWAGFFAGKIYGDCCMWSSDEKLKEDIVGLDGASIVQKLMLLRPTSYSYKQTEEFSALNLGKGMQYGLIAQEVEEVFPEFIEDVTQPASIDENGNDMGKPMTFKGMNYNALIPLLLAAIQEQQAEIDALKTALQSNGILVDR
- a CDS encoding DUF3987 domain-containing protein, producing the protein MSYEQSKITLITPISAGQQNDEFVTLNLEDYVESFIDGAYDETVMKGRSVAKGSDEYIRLKKQTPSVLLTGLCAGRKKEDVKSFNGLVGFDVDESGDPEGDMNILVQNPHVVLVARSFGGRDLFCLVAVSESPRTEEQYKIAHKVAGQMLGVRFGSSQNNINRIRYATSDQDPYVNYNAIPIEIDYNSDEHKKQSRKCSAVAELIPYGEQHNTLVAAAGFMRGYGITPEAVRACLHVMNEEQLERPGPRENIDKIADAAAQWEVNPHVNIRDFARNVVIQAISGSAAEDYMLPENGGESDEVGRHLEEGESAISAIVQRTLPKKYEFKPFPVELLPAVARDYVTAYSKSLDCDPALLAVPFFPIAAAAIGNTTRIQLKSDWDEPCVLWTIIVSSSGTMKSPAIKAMLKPVNFLEAKRHEIFKAELENFSLLEKDEQKSQGRPVRSRVRVNDITIETMAFVHAQNPRSLLLARDEVAAWWASFNKYSKGEADLHTWIEFYEGNYVTIDRKSNEIPTLDIKSPCVSVLGGTQPDVLTKSMQPVYFQSGFEPRLLLAEPPENVPEWTEDEVAIEVKEKYNELIHQLYGIILEDQPRLVPLTAEAKEVFKAFVNESARTIARLPSGPQRSRVAKSKAVAARLALILQLCENQDSLEVTQDNVERAIEITRWFLYEAARIHFKHSFEKLTQTEEERRIFELPKVFDWKDVSRIWGVEKRQAHNIVNDLCERGYATKQKRGKFLKQYGALLHLVHFLKDDPSKNANFEGGESEVKLRLVKEPQPERSQITARAVGDGLQILGDEEVI
- a CDS encoding site-specific integrase — protein: MPYKREGSPYYQIRKRSLPGYGDTGVLSSRCTDKKLARDMERCLEGIAQKAMPDPSWYALLDAVCRDKSVSLPELLRAQSTGALQALKQGLSDPLLTSAVESFRELASPERSVGIGLDMLVRYAPPGAKLGELTAQNITRLCIEAEKDGRKRNSVRRTMLRAVSMLLRFHIGNAERNRIFADVQFPAEDDTREVHLSAEEIVRLLGACRELGYTELATLIRVALQTSADRGVLLPGKNMGKKLRGLLVKDVTLTEDTGRYSGEIFLYDTKATRRSRSVPLTDSLCQELALLCSGKGPDDNVFSIRYHQLDFMWKRTRKMVGLMHVRFKDLRAQTAIYAEEAGIPQTVVQRTLGHSSEAMTRRYQQRKAALSVAQAEAIEKRMLSAKNAKTQSKS